Part of the Cellulomonas hominis genome, CTCTGGCAGGACCGGGCGCAGTTCGTGATCGGGGTGTGGATGGCGCTCGTCGCCGGCGCCGCCACCGTCGCCGGGCTGCCCGGCACGTACGCGGTGATGGCGCTCGCTGGCGGCGGGGGGATGGCCGTCGGTGCGCTGGTCGCGCAGGCGCAGGGGCGCCGCCGCGGATGACCGACGCCGACCTCGACCCCGTCATCCACGCGCAGTCGCGGCTGCGCGTCGTCGCCACGCTCGCGGCGCTCGCGCCGGGGGACCGCCTGACCTTCCCGCGGCTGCAGCAGCTGCTCGACATGACCGCGGGCAACCTGTCCACCCACCTGCGCAAGCTGGAAGAGGCCGAGTACGTGACCGTGCACAAGACCTTCGAGGGCCGCACGCCTGCGACCTACGTCGAGCTGTCGGCGACCGGACGGGCCGCGTTCGAGCGGTACACGGCCGCGCTCACGGCGCTGCTGGGCGGTGCCCGATGAGCGCCGCCGCCGCGACCGCCGCCACCCCGCTCGTCGAGCTCGACCACGTCAC contains:
- a CDS encoding transcriptional regulator, which codes for MTDADLDPVIHAQSRLRVVATLAALAPGDRLTFPRLQQLLDMTAGNLSTHLRKLEEAEYVTVHKTFEGRTPATYVELSATGRAAFERYTAALTALLGGAR